One genomic region from Bacteroidales bacterium WCE2008 encodes:
- a CDS encoding PLD-like domain-containing protein: MIYSYSSLASTLRAYCDKAKHRIWICTPFIGAKKDILRIIGGSWKRSDIDFRVITDIETGFIRQDIFDEFIRNHPGSIKSLKSLHAKVYIVDDWCLVSSANLTGTAFSKRYEIGTDDVDLREVESFYTELWRNKKSKIVTSWNKGKKQYQIEFEDGRVGFDRLTSLPTYSAETDKMDKYLAQCSRYIDFANIYSKVTGRCQDMVSDGFTLLQEVDYLFNYLEHESEGCVSKDLNKVQPRKKSSQRALIKRYFKEISLHYKQNREHELRRVRSAKLVKKLTSSSRIKNLSADEVRQVLDTFNCFGLGTNMHGHASKFIEENTLDDIRSHWDNLLNNGVITAAKVKDCCELNRCGDSSVSELIAWRFPDKYPIMNTCSKKGLWFFGIEG, encoded by the coding sequence ATGATTTATTCCTATTCCTCACTTGCTTCGACGCTCCGAGCGTATTGTGACAAAGCAAAGCATCGCATCTGGATTTGCACTCCATTTATTGGCGCAAAAAAAGACATTTTGCGTATTATCGGCGGATCCTGGAAGAGAAGTGACATAGATTTTAGGGTTATCACCGATATAGAAACCGGATTTATACGGCAGGATATCTTTGATGAGTTTATCCGCAACCATCCGGGCTCAATTAAATCCCTGAAGAGTTTACACGCCAAGGTATACATAGTTGATGATTGGTGTTTGGTTTCGTCGGCTAATCTTACGGGGACAGCGTTCAGTAAAAGATACGAGATAGGGACGGATGACGTTGATTTACGTGAAGTGGAATCATTCTATACCGAACTTTGGCGTAATAAGAAATCTAAGATCGTGACTTCTTGGAATAAAGGAAAGAAACAATATCAAATTGAGTTTGAGGACGGACGTGTTGGCTTTGATAGGTTAACGAGTTTGCCTACATATTCTGCCGAGACAGACAAGATGGATAAGTATCTTGCACAGTGTTCCAGATACATCGATTTTGCCAACATTTATAGTAAGGTTACAGGACGATGCCAAGATATGGTTTCCGATGGTTTTACACTTCTTCAAGAAGTGGATTATCTCTTCAACTATCTTGAGCATGAGAGCGAGGGATGTGTCTCAAAAGACCTTAACAAGGTTCAGCCGCGTAAGAAATCTTCTCAACGGGCTTTGATTAAAAGGTATTTCAAAGAGATATCACTACATTACAAACAGAACCGGGAACACGAACTCAGACGGGTCAGAAGTGCAAAACTAGTAAAGAAGTTGACATCTTCATCAAGAATTAAGAATCTAAGCGCAGATGAGGTTCGACAGGTACTTGATACATTCAATTGCTTTGGCCTAGGAACAAACATGCATGGACACGCATCGAAGTTCATTGAAGAGAATACACTTGATGATATCAGGTCACATTGGGACAACTTGTTGAATAATGGGGTTATTACTGCTGCAAAAGTGAAAGACTGTTGTGAGCTCAATCGTTGCGGTGATTCAAGCGTTAGTGAACTAATTGCATGGCGATTCCCCGACAAGTATCCAATTATGAATACTTGTTCAAAGAAAGGGCTATGGTTCTTTGGAATTGAGGGGTAG
- a CDS encoding FRG domain-containing protein — MIIPKYQSLDEKKGSFKDYKCINSIEDFKLWYESLSNDGSIFRGLSESKYKNYTSAQRHNIMADYEDLPFQTQIMLELDELRKTNSSLLERYCKNMRIPCTDLYLLSFAQHYGGIAPLLDFTKDYNTALFFMTDGASFPPGGVGDECCNDISNYCSFYFIKNDDISRTSDYLFAFDDFVESSSKDEEIKIKIPKVINVQGVIDYLLSKEIGKGNLESIFSYSQLCDFCFTPAFIQEGRMIPLLIENSPISIDEDGETSSYFLTITNLNIESQQGCFLLHTHYDYPLEKELGCVDIHKSLVPYIEQKILKPKGINKQSIYPNEESIVKEAFYKSLGREDYAKYYYF, encoded by the coding sequence ATGATAATTCCGAAGTATCAATCTCTTGATGAGAAGAAAGGCTCTTTTAAAGATTACAAGTGCATTAATAGTATTGAAGACTTTAAACTGTGGTATGAGTCTTTGAGTAATGATGGTTCTATCTTTCGTGGTTTATCTGAATCCAAATACAAAAACTACACATCGGCTCAAAGGCATAATATAATGGCTGATTACGAGGACTTACCTTTTCAGACACAGATTATGCTTGAGTTAGATGAACTAAGAAAGACTAATAGTAGTCTTCTTGAGCGATATTGTAAAAACATGCGAATACCTTGTACCGATTTGTATTTGCTTAGTTTTGCTCAGCATTATGGTGGAATTGCTCCTCTACTTGATTTTACAAAGGATTATAATACTGCTCTCTTCTTTATGACTGATGGGGCTTCTTTCCCACCAGGTGGGGTTGGGGATGAGTGTTGTAATGACATCTCAAATTATTGCTCATTTTATTTCATTAAAAATGACGATATTAGTCGTACGAGTGATTATTTATTCGCATTTGATGATTTTGTTGAATCATCATCAAAGGACGAAGAGATAAAAATTAAGATTCCCAAAGTTATTAATGTTCAAGGTGTAATTGATTACTTATTGTCAAAAGAGATAGGTAAAGGCAATTTGGAGTCGATTTTTTCATACTCTCAACTGTGTGATTTTTGTTTTACTCCTGCATTTATTCAAGAAGGAAGAATGATTCCTTTGCTAATAGAGAATAGCCCTATTTCGATTGATGAAGATGGAGAAACATCATCGTATTTCTTGACAATTACTAATCTTAATATAGAGTCCCAACAAGGCTGCTTTCTATTACATACACATTATGATTATCCGTTAGAGAAGGAGCTCGGTTGCGTTGATATTCACAAGTCTTTAGTCCCTTATATTGAGCAGAAAATACTAAAGCCTAAAGGGATAAATAAACAGAGTATCTATCCGAATGAAGAGTCCATTGTAAAAGAAGCTTTCTATAAGTCTTTAGGTAGAGAAGACTACGCGAAATATTATTATTTCTAA